The Maridesulfovibrio frigidus DSM 17176 genome has a segment encoding these proteins:
- a CDS encoding substrate-binding periplasmic protein codes for MKILIHVILFAYFSFFTAQIASAGPLRIMSESYPPFSYKVNGHAEGFVSNIVNILRGQLGEEHTEIVFLPWARAYQNLQNGRADVLYPMVITAERKKLFKFVGPVFTSNVYFYRKKGANVSFISIEETKKNSRIAVTRDAAYHQILFETGFTHLDVSSCQRLDFLKLVKGRVDFVPMGERIIQGFLKKYPELDYSMFEKAGPALFTVDTYIAFASHVPDEVVQRWQNALDEIKGNGIYQFIIDSYFEQHND; via the coding sequence ATGAAAATTCTTATCCATGTCATATTATTTGCCTATTTTTCTTTTTTTACGGCACAGATAGCATCTGCAGGTCCTCTCAGAATTATGTCCGAAAGTTATCCCCCATTTAGCTATAAGGTTAATGGGCATGCTGAAGGATTTGTTTCAAACATTGTCAATATTCTAAGAGGGCAACTGGGCGAGGAGCATACTGAAATTGTTTTTCTCCCTTGGGCTAGAGCATACCAAAATCTGCAAAATGGACGGGCTGATGTTCTTTACCCTATGGTTATTACTGCGGAGCGGAAGAAGTTATTCAAATTCGTTGGTCCTGTTTTTACTAGTAATGTTTATTTTTACCGAAAAAAAGGGGCAAATGTAAGTTTTATAAGTATTGAAGAGACTAAGAAAAATTCTAGAATAGCTGTAACACGTGATGCTGCTTACCATCAAATACTGTTTGAAACAGGATTTACTCATCTTGATGTCAGCTCTTGTCAGAGATTAGATTTTCTTAAGTTAGTGAAGGGGCGTGTTGATTTTGTTCCTATGGGGGAGCGAATTATACAGGGCTTTTTAAAAAAGTATCCTGAGCTTGATTATTCAATGTTTGAAAAAGCAGGTCCGGCATTGTTTACCGTTGATACTTACATAGCATTTGCTTCTCATGTTCCTGATGAGGTCGTTCAAAGGTGGCAGAACGCTTTGGATGAAATTAAAGGGAACGGCATTTACCAATTCATAATTGATTCTTATTTTGAGCAGCATAATGATTAA